TCGAAGCGACGCACGGTTTCTTCTACAGGATATAAGGCAGAAAACCAGTGCATAGATGAAAACAGTGTAAGTGGTTCATCAACATTTGATGGAAGTCGTTCTGTAATGACTAGACAGGAAGTTCAAAACGCAAAGGATTCGTGCGCAAATGCATCTCATTCTGATAAACAATCTCCCAGCAAACGAATTCATCAGAGTTTTAATTCTAGTTCAGACGATTACATTCCGGAAGATTCTTATTCCGCTGACTTAGGCACAGCTTCTGCCACAACAATTTATAACAGAAAAGGTGAAAATGCACATCAGGTATTACCTGACGCATGGAGTTCACGCGCAGCAAAAGAAACATCACTAGAGAGAAGCACTTCCTGTACTGACGAATGTCCAATCCACGTGGAAGAAATACTAAAATACATGTGCATGTCTTGTCATAAACCAGTCTGCCAAGTTTGTTTGAATATTGAACACAAGAATTGTAGTTCCcgcgaatttattccttctttagtATCAAAGCCGGAATTCTTTTTCGAAGATAAATGTAAAAAGTTTGAAGAAGAGTTGGACCAGTTACAAAAACGTTTAAAGTTAAGCATTGGAAAAGTCTCCTTGAACTCAAAGGCTTGTGAAAGAATGAGGGTCAAAGCTAAATCTGAATTCAAGAAACAACGAGACGAAATTACTAAAAAGTTTGATTGTCTGGAACAAGATTTTGACACAAAACTCTTGAAAATCGAAAGTAGTGAcaaagaaaaattgcaaaaactcATGTCAAGGCAAGTGAAaattgaacaagtgttgcaagagCATTTGGAAGACTATTACCAACGTAAAAATGCGGGAAATGCGTCACGTGTATTTACTAAAATAGAAATGTCAAGAAAAATTACTGAGGACATGAAAAATGAATTGTCAGATGTTGAAAGGGAAAATTCAATAGAACGATATGTCTACAAGCCAGCGAAAGAAGTTACGGAATTTACTAAGAATATCTCAGAGTTAGGGAGCGTAGAAAACGTCGATTCTAAAACCAAAAGAACAGTATCAGGTGTTAATGCGATCCGAATGAAAACAGATGGAGACCAACATGCATGTAAAATCAGTGGCTTGGTCCTTTTGTCAGAGAGCCATCTGTTGGCAGTAGATTATGGCAATTCTTCGCTTAAGATTGTTGACGGAGATAATGACGTAACCAGTATACCTGTAACGCCCGCGCCGTTTGACGTCACACTGGTGAGCGACCAAGAACGCACGCATGACCAAGATAGAGTAAGTGGACAAATTGTTCTGACGCTgccaaaagaaaacaaattgcGTTTTATGGAATATGTTTTGCCTGATTCTTTTACATTCAAACAAGATGTTGAAACTAATGGGCAATGCCGAGGTATAACCTACAGCAATGATAAACTGTATGTTACATTTCCTTCTCAAGGCAAGATTGAAATCATTGATTTGCAAGGCGAGCTGTTGAAAAGAATTACAACCGAAACAATTGGGCAATTATTTCAACCCCAGTTCATTGCTATGGAGAAAGAAGGGTACACGATTTTTATTTCTGACAAGGAAACCCATTCTGTTTTCAGCATGACAACGGAAGGAGATGTTACGGCCATTTTTACCGACCATGACCTTATAGAACCACGTAGTTTGTGTGTCAACCAGACCGGTGCAGTTTTCGTATGCAGTTTTGCTACCcataaaatttatcatttgtCTGAAGAGTGTGATCTGATATCAACCATGGGTGTAGCAGACGACAACAATATGGCGCCGTTTCCGTTCAGTATTGCGTATTGTGATAAGAGGGATACACTCTATGTTGGACAGTTTACAAAGGACTCTATAAAATCTTACAAACTTTTGTAAGTAATAGAACGAATACGTAAGTTCCTTGGATATGATACTAGAACTCTTGAAATAGATCAGAGCTAGTGATGAATATGGTTCAAGCAAGGGTTATGGGACCAGCGAATAACACACTAATGATGCTTTTGATCGATTTGTCGTTTAGAACCATGCTTTTTTGTGAGAAAAATCTACGAAACACTGACTataacaaaaagaaactgaagaaaataatatgagccgcgccatgggaaaaccaacatagtgggtttgtgaccagcatggatccagaccagtctgcgcatccgcgcagtctggtcagattccatgctgttcgctaacattttctataattacaataggctttgaaatcgaacagcatggatcctggccagactgcgcggatgcgcaggctggtctgaatccatgctggtcgcaaacccactatgttggttttctcatggcgcggctcaattatggcAGTGAAGTGAATGAAGCCCGAAGATCTTGTATCTATTTGATAACGATTGGACTGATTACCTATTGTCCTTTAGACCTTTGTATTATTTAGTATGCTCTTGTAAATTACTCTGCCTTAGTCAAGCTTTGTTGATACCTTTGGTTAACCAGGGTGTTAAAATTCTGTACATTAACTGGTAGCTATCAATACTTTTTGTTTGATAGCCCgaaaattttagtttatttggcAATGACCGTTTTGGATTATTTGCTAAGTGCTTGTATACTACAGTTAACAGTTGGGATGGAATGCTTAAATTAATATAGGGTTTCATAGTTCTAGCCATACGCATATGTTGTTACAGATTTTGTTCTGTAAAATAGCAATTATCATCactcatttttactcatttttctcattttttttaattcagaagATAAAGCTATTTTAACTGGGAATTATTCTCCCTTTAATTATTGCAACATAACAATCATAAAAAGAAGTCAATCAATTTTTATtaacttgcaaaaaaaaatcttattaattgcattttatcttttaaaattattttaagtgtCTGATTCTTAACATCCTTTAATTAGCAGTTTACTGTTAGTCTATATCATTAGTGTTTGAGCGTAGGTCGGCGACGAACTTGTTTATAGTTCGTACATTCTTGTGTCTGACAGATTTCAAAAAAAAGAGTACATCACCTCTTAAACTAACTtcgttttttcttttcatgtcgCAGCGTAGAATAATATTGTATCCtccttttagattttttttttatatatatgtttgctCGTTTtgtttatctacatgtatatggtttacattaatgtttttgttaatgtaaaattctttaatttttgtttgtgttgaatttgaaattgtatttctttttacAATGTATTCTGTGaagctattttgaacttgtacatgtgcatgaaactATATAAATATGGTGTAATACATGTAGG
This DNA window, taken from Mercenaria mercenaria strain notata chromosome 19, MADL_Memer_1, whole genome shotgun sequence, encodes the following:
- the LOC123542518 gene encoding uncharacterized protein LOC123542518 — translated: MAEGNERFLENRKGDLEELEHMCKYENDDDNELFRSLEIKHADDFGPENISVPGVRSTPEETLLKKECRSKRRTVSSTGYKAENQCIDENSVSGSSTFDGSRSVMTRQEVQNAKDSCANASHSDKQSPSKRIHQSFNSSSDDYIPEDSYSADLGTASATTIYNRKGENAHQVLPDAWSSRAAKETSLERSTSCTDECPIHVEEILKYMCMSCHKPVCQVCLNIEHKNCSSREFIPSLVSKPEFFFEDKCKKFEEELDQLQKRLKLSIGKVSLNSKACERMRVKAKSEFKKQRDEITKKFDCLEQDFDTKLLKIESSDKEKLQKLMSRQVKIEQVLQEHLEDYYQRKNAGNASRVFTKIEMSRKITEDMKNELSDVERENSIERYVYKPAKEVTEFTKNISELGSVENVDSKTKRTVSGVNAIRMKTDGDQHACKISGLVLLSESHLLAVDYGNSSLKIVDGDNDVTSIPVTPAPFDVTLVSDQERTHDQDRVSGQIVLTLPKENKLRFMEYVLPDSFTFKQDVETNGQCRGITYSNDKLYVTFPSQGKIEIIDLQGELLKRITTETIGQLFQPQFIAMEKEGYTIFISDKETHSVFSMTTEGDVTAIFTDHDLIEPRSLCVNQTGAVFVCSFATHKIYHLSEECDLISTMGVADDNNMAPFPFSIAYCDKRDTLYVGQFTKDSIKSYKLL